In one window of Lewinella sp. 4G2 DNA:
- the mutL gene encoding DNA mismatch repair endonuclease MutL, whose amino-acid sequence MTDNLVHLLPDAIANQIAAGEVIQRPSSVVKELVENAIDSGASEIELAIKDSGKTLIQVRDNGCGMSETDARMALERHATSKLRSADDLFNLRTMGFRGEALPSIAAVAQLEIKTRRAPDELGTRILVEGSEVKVQEPVAAPAGTTMAVRNLFFNVPARRNFLKSDTVELRHIRDEFIRIALAYPGVRFDLIVNDRLDLALPIGKLRQRVVQVFGRKYDSLLVPIDEDTDVLQITGYVGKPEAARKSRVGQFFFINDRFIKSSYLHHAVVGAYDDLLNKDSYPFYVIYMRIDPARIDVNVHPTKQEIKFEDERMIYNYLKATIRHGLGRASIMPSIDFEVDNVFSPSKTAPAATVLSSRLNADTEEEGEVLGSKMNADYSPPRSQFPGTRGSAQNSGSSYQPSGSEAQRQANNLRHWEELYRGLGGDSETTPDNTIDFQATDEFGAALVDLDTGEILQSKVSEDVLPSRVGNEEETPGGSAQDRKPYQLHGRYIVSPIKSGWLLIDQRTAHQRILYERFLRNLETIPAASQQSLFPQTVELPHADVGVMTDLLPDLKLLGFDVEPFGGNSFIIRGIPAEIAGHKNEKEILERLLQQYRDDVDLSNSGHQRLAKALARNAAIRRGAALDVAEMRSLMNQLFACEQPQTGPSGGKTFVKYELEEVDKLFAS is encoded by the coding sequence ATGACCGATAACCTGGTTCACCTGCTTCCCGACGCCATCGCTAACCAAATTGCGGCCGGCGAAGTCATTCAGCGGCCCTCCAGCGTCGTGAAGGAGCTCGTGGAGAACGCCATTGATTCCGGCGCCAGTGAGATCGAGTTGGCCATTAAGGATAGCGGAAAGACGCTCATCCAGGTGCGGGACAACGGTTGCGGGATGTCCGAAACCGACGCCCGGATGGCCCTGGAGCGGCACGCGACGAGTAAGCTCCGCTCCGCCGACGATCTGTTCAACCTCCGGACGATGGGTTTCCGCGGAGAAGCCCTGCCCAGTATTGCGGCCGTCGCCCAACTGGAGATCAAAACCCGCCGGGCGCCCGACGAACTGGGTACCCGCATCCTGGTGGAAGGCAGCGAAGTGAAGGTCCAAGAACCGGTCGCCGCCCCCGCAGGCACGACGATGGCGGTGCGGAACCTCTTCTTCAACGTCCCGGCCCGCCGCAATTTCCTGAAGAGTGATACGGTGGAGCTGCGCCACATCCGCGATGAGTTCATCCGGATTGCCCTGGCCTACCCCGGCGTCCGCTTCGACCTGATCGTTAATGACCGGTTGGATCTCGCTTTACCCATTGGTAAGCTGCGGCAACGGGTCGTCCAGGTATTCGGGCGGAAGTACGATTCGCTGCTCGTCCCGATTGATGAGGATACCGACGTACTGCAAATCACCGGTTACGTGGGTAAGCCCGAGGCGGCCCGTAAGAGTCGGGTGGGGCAATTCTTTTTTATTAACGACCGCTTCATCAAGTCCTCCTACCTCCACCACGCGGTGGTTGGGGCTTACGATGACCTGCTGAATAAGGATAGTTACCCCTTTTACGTCATCTACATGCGGATCGATCCCGCGCGGATTGACGTGAACGTTCACCCCACCAAACAGGAGATCAAGTTTGAGGACGAGCGGATGATCTACAACTACCTGAAGGCGACCATCCGCCACGGGCTGGGGCGGGCGAGCATTATGCCTTCCATTGATTTTGAGGTGGACAACGTCTTTTCGCCCTCCAAAACGGCTCCGGCGGCGACCGTCCTTTCCTCCCGCCTCAATGCGGATACGGAGGAAGAAGGGGAGGTCCTGGGTAGCAAGATGAATGCGGACTATTCGCCACCGCGTTCCCAATTCCCTGGCACCCGCGGCAGCGCCCAAAATAGTGGGAGCAGTTACCAACCGAGTGGCAGCGAAGCCCAGCGGCAGGCCAATAACCTGCGGCACTGGGAAGAACTGTACCGGGGCCTCGGCGGGGACAGCGAAACGACGCCCGATAATACGATCGACTTCCAGGCTACGGATGAATTCGGCGCCGCGCTCGTGGACCTCGATACCGGGGAAATCCTGCAAAGCAAGGTGAGCGAGGACGTGCTGCCCAGCCGCGTCGGCAACGAAGAAGAAACGCCCGGCGGCAGCGCTCAGGACCGCAAACCCTACCAGTTGCACGGCCGCTACATCGTGAGCCCGATCAAATCCGGGTGGCTGCTGATCGACCAACGGACGGCCCACCAGCGGATCCTCTACGAACGCTTCCTGCGCAACCTCGAGACCATCCCGGCCGCGAGCCAGCAGAGCCTCTTCCCCCAAACGGTGGAACTCCCCCACGCCGACGTCGGGGTGATGACCGACCTCCTACCGGACCTCAAACTGCTCGGTTTCGACGTGGAACCTTTCGGCGGGAACAGCTTCATCATCCGGGGCATCCCCGCCGAAATCGCTGGCCACAAGAACGAAAAGGAGATCCTCGAACGCCTCCTGCAACAGTACCGCGACGACGTGGACCTCAGCAACAGCGGCCACCAACGCCTCGCCAAGGCCCTGGCCCGCAACGCCGCCATCCGCCGCGGTGCCGCCCTGGACGTCGCCGAAATGCGCAGCCTGATGAACCAACTCTTCGCCTGCGAGCAACCACAAACGGGGCCGAGTGGCGGCAAAACTTTCGTGAAGTACGAACTGGAAGAGGTAGATAAGCTCTTCGCGAGCTGA
- a CDS encoding hydroxymethylglutaryl-CoA reductase, which translates to MSPIELLTTHPHLSGEAPNPTAEGLRGNIENYIGMARVPVGLAGPMQLNGDHARGDFSVPLATTEGALVASFSRGMKAITESGGATVKVIDEGVQRAPYFELADLTTAANFIAWVAGQTEAFRTITGENSRYAQLKSVVPTLEGNAVTLRFTYTTGDAAGQNMVTICTDRICRYIAAQFSGDIKVWYLEVNASGDKKANYANFQRVRGKRVCAELILPRAVVKAVLKTTPETIDRFGRAACYGALQTGTIGVHAHLANGLAALFIACGQDAACVAEAAVGTVRMEATPEGNLYASVTLPNLIVGTVGGGTGLPTQRECLELMDCFGAGKANKLAEITAGVCLAGELSILAALAAGHFSAAHERLGRG; encoded by the coding sequence ATCAGCCCAATCGAACTCCTCACCACCCATCCGCACCTATCCGGCGAAGCGCCGAACCCTACCGCCGAAGGGCTACGGGGCAACATTGAGAATTATATTGGGATGGCCCGCGTTCCGGTGGGGCTGGCCGGACCAATGCAGTTGAACGGGGACCACGCGCGGGGGGACTTTAGCGTCCCGCTGGCCACTACGGAAGGCGCCCTGGTCGCCTCCTTTTCCCGCGGCATGAAGGCCATCACGGAGAGCGGCGGCGCTACCGTGAAGGTGATTGACGAAGGCGTACAGCGGGCCCCCTACTTTGAGCTGGCGGACCTGACCACCGCCGCCAACTTCATCGCCTGGGTAGCGGGGCAGACGGAAGCGTTCCGGACGATCACCGGGGAGAACAGTCGGTACGCGCAACTGAAATCCGTCGTCCCGACGCTGGAGGGTAACGCGGTGACCCTGCGCTTCACTTACACTACGGGCGACGCGGCCGGGCAAAACATGGTCACGATCTGTACGGACCGGATCTGCCGCTATATCGCCGCTCAGTTTTCCGGCGACATCAAAGTCTGGTACCTGGAGGTGAATGCTTCGGGAGATAAGAAGGCTAATTACGCCAACTTCCAGCGGGTGCGGGGGAAGCGGGTTTGCGCGGAATTAATTCTGCCGCGGGCCGTCGTAAAGGCCGTCCTAAAAACCACGCCGGAAACCATCGACCGTTTCGGCCGGGCCGCCTGCTACGGCGCTCTCCAGACGGGGACGATTGGCGTCCACGCCCACCTCGCCAACGGCCTCGCCGCGCTCTTCATCGCCTGCGGGCAGGATGCGGCCTGCGTGGCGGAAGCGGCGGTGGGGACCGTCCGGATGGAAGCTACGCCGGAGGGGAACCTTTACGCATCCGTCACCCTTCCCAACCTGATCGTCGGAACGGTCGGCGGCGGTACGGGCCTGCCCACCCAGCGCGAGTGCCTGGAGCTTATGGACTGCTTCGGAGCGGGCAAGGCGAATAAGCTGGCGGAGATCACCGCAGGAGTTTGTTTGGCGGGGGAGTTATCGATTTTGGCGGCGTTGGCGGCGGGGCATTTTTCGGCGGCGCATGAGCGGTTGGGGCGGGGGTAG
- a CDS encoding rhomboid family intramembrane serine protease, whose amino-acid sequence MRSITPIVKYLLIANALLFVLILATGENGPLANELVLYYPSTPNFKPWQLVTHAFMHADEFHIAFNMLGLYFFGPVIETRLGAKNFTLLYFASLFGAVAMHFGFVYWNTAGLETALEAFAADPTLETFDAFFRGKDLSGIPYVTKDGSGNIIGRETGASILGDLQNKLAFGDPVDVEGAVRDAKVLMQDELERWILVPMLGASGAVSGVFASFAVFYPNQKVYPLFLPFGFPAWVMVLVVFGVDLVLGVLNITGDNIAHWAHLGGAITGAALAYYFAKTTVPPHIRRLN is encoded by the coding sequence ATGCGTTCCATCACCCCCATCGTAAAGTACCTGTTGATCGCGAACGCACTCCTGTTCGTGCTCATCTTGGCGACCGGTGAGAACGGGCCGCTGGCGAATGAACTCGTCCTTTACTACCCATCGACGCCCAATTTCAAACCCTGGCAGCTGGTGACGCACGCCTTTATGCACGCAGATGAATTCCACATTGCTTTCAACATGCTGGGCCTGTACTTCTTCGGACCGGTCATCGAGACGCGGCTAGGAGCAAAGAATTTTACGCTGCTGTACTTCGCTTCTTTATTCGGGGCGGTGGCGATGCACTTTGGCTTCGTGTACTGGAATACGGCAGGGCTTGAAACGGCCCTGGAGGCGTTTGCCGCGGACCCTACCCTGGAAACTTTCGACGCCTTTTTCCGGGGAAAGGACCTGAGTGGAATCCCTTACGTCACTAAGGATGGGTCGGGTAACATCATCGGTAGAGAAACGGGGGCCAGCATTTTGGGCGACCTGCAAAATAAGCTAGCCTTCGGCGACCCGGTGGACGTGGAAGGGGCCGTCCGCGACGCCAAAGTCCTCATGCAGGATGAGTTGGAGCGGTGGATCCTCGTGCCGATGCTCGGTGCCTCCGGCGCCGTTTCGGGTGTCTTTGCTTCCTTCGCTGTTTTCTATCCGAATCAGAAGGTCTATCCGCTTTTCCTACCCTTCGGCTTCCCGGCCTGGGTGATGGTCTTAGTCGTCTTCGGGGTGGACCTGGTGCTCGGCGTCCTCAACATCACGGGGGATAACATCGCGCACTGGGCGCATTTGGGTGGGGCGATTACGGGGGCGGCGTTGGCGTACTACTTTGCTAAGACTACGGTGCCGCCGCATATTCGGAGGTTGAATTAG
- a CDS encoding HYR domain-containing protein has protein sequence MTIRVPFNQVPFAMIFCLRRRVFSHLVSGIIFLFACAFTASVTGQTFPLILDGSLQTVDNDNVRPVVGFIEFSVPDDATGDIRFVLRGGDGGSAAFDRDGSPRAPGGGGANVTVDYRFGNAPGQIAPGSTLRMVLGRRGESYDRLGNFLHSSLNAGGGGGASAVIIKRPTESTFTPIAIAGGGGGAAMVHIPFFGTNSYVSSPGGNAQTGTNGGNGTGVLAGQGGVNGAGGGDQNGQYPSGGAGGGYLTDGAGASCDGTILYGGLRSGLYETGPWRPECSLYSTLFFEDNEGGRGFGFGGYAIQPVIELTGGGGGGGGYSGGGKGGDSGGGGGGGSYTMPGHTFLTSSQRVGADQTGVITYQVNRPIDNDMCEGAFRLVDGVEVTGTTSGSTALFGQLACGAVNTRGVWYRFTGTGNQAELSTEGSSFDTRLTVYSGACTTLTCVGSNDDASSSVATSAISLCTRAGLEYYVYLDSKNGETGDFNLLYDATPASPPLPGCATIDGSTQSLGYSNTIQRYVVPNALGAFIDLSATGASGGYAAFNGGLSQGFAKGGGGATANGRFQIGTGAGQIPPYSVIKFIVGQAGRSDIVTTPPNGSEQRSAGGGGATGIFAEIDGQAPRLLVVAGGGGGGHVSYDPGFLGAGAQYFEFAGKSAVTTEGGTSGGGPASSNPGAGGTTGNGGGRNQGGTTNGGGGGGGLNTRGGGNDCGGTGNGGTYGGKGSFSFVSSGGAACDAFFTAGGNGFGGGGAGVKGNNAFGGGGGGYSGGGHGGQGYGGGGGGSFTLESNPDRPDVAGSTPGLNPNNGSASYRLFYDPPANDLCEMATSMAVGAQLRGSTQNSSNRGFPPSCEETINPGVWFTFVGTGDLADLALLSTDLDSRLTVYSGSCTQLTCEGFSADPVSFGTTLTVPTVNGRQYFVYLDGEENDVGNYLLLYTTSPVPPPNDLCNTATLLKGTQQISGTTRGSVATGAVACSGQSPSSGVWFSFTGTGAPTLISTEGASFDTRLFLYSGSCGNLTCVDFNDDAPDGSLGAASALLICTDVETTYYLYLDGVSGATGDYVLSFAEQLNPPALVCPANVSVGTDANGCDAVVTYSLPVPESPCPGTLVTPTVLNLASGSTFPQGTTTVTLIAVNPAGQSATCNFTVTVTDDEPPSILCPPNVNVATVAGQCQAPATFADPTFSDNCPGATLSRTAGSASGSSFDKGSNLITYRATDAAGLTKDCSFTVTVTDTEPPQINCPSAVTVDAEPGTCAATVTFPVPVGTDNCSPVTTERIAGPESGGSFPVGTTTVTYRATDIAALTDECSFTVMVTDRQAPTTNCVAEFSRSLGEENQVLLEVVDIDNGSSDACGITNASIDITRLDCEALGPNTITLTVTDAAGNAQQCTTTVTVTDLESPIAVCQDFSFITPRNETFTYTADQVSSASTDNCGVTSATLSKTDFTCADAGPNLVTLTVFDASGNENACQVTVTVLTQAEIQTNAATAATEFGEIVVNQNDATLNFTATNIGSGAAENISITSDNSDFTLEGLSETRLPSACGATPSELGFTVRFTPTSQGPQTAIITLSAIGSPPVSFQVTGNGEDGRVYNATLRKYYLSVTAALDEIPEGEPTELYIEGGAYPENINFGEKQIRLKIGLPEVVD, from the coding sequence ATGACGATTCGAGTTCCCTTCAACCAAGTTCCTTTTGCGATGATCTTTTGTTTACGCCGACGGGTGTTTTCTCATCTCGTCAGTGGGATCATCTTCCTATTTGCTTGCGCCTTTACCGCGTCGGTGACGGGTCAAACGTTCCCTTTAATCCTCGATGGAAGCTTGCAAACCGTCGACAATGACAACGTACGGCCCGTAGTCGGTTTCATAGAGTTCAGCGTGCCTGACGACGCTACGGGGGACATTCGCTTCGTCTTAAGGGGCGGAGATGGAGGCTCGGCTGCATTTGACCGGGATGGCAGCCCACGAGCCCCCGGGGGCGGTGGCGCCAACGTTACGGTGGATTACCGTTTTGGGAATGCGCCCGGCCAAATTGCTCCTGGGAGCACCCTGCGAATGGTATTGGGCCGTAGAGGAGAATCGTACGACCGGCTTGGCAACTTCCTTCACTCCAGCCTCAATGCTGGTGGCGGCGGAGGGGCTTCCGCGGTGATCATCAAACGCCCGACTGAGTCTACCTTCACTCCCATCGCAATTGCCGGAGGTGGCGGCGGTGCCGCCATGGTTCATATTCCGTTCTTTGGGACTAACTCATACGTCAGCTCACCAGGCGGAAATGCACAGACTGGGACGAACGGCGGAAATGGTACAGGCGTCCTGGCGGGGCAGGGGGGCGTGAACGGAGCGGGAGGAGGAGATCAGAACGGGCAGTACCCCTCCGGTGGCGCGGGCGGCGGCTACCTGACGGACGGCGCCGGGGCGTCTTGCGACGGGACGATCCTGTACGGCGGTTTACGCAGCGGTCTGTACGAGACCGGGCCGTGGCGGCCGGAATGTAGCTTGTACAGTACCCTTTTCTTCGAGGATAACGAGGGCGGGCGCGGCTTTGGCTTCGGGGGCTACGCCATTCAGCCGGTCATTGAGTTGACTGGCGGAGGTGGCGGCGGAGGTGGATATTCCGGCGGTGGGAAGGGAGGAGACTCCGGCGGCGGAGGTGGCGGGGGCAGCTATACGATGCCAGGACATACATTCCTTACCTCCAGCCAGAGGGTTGGCGCGGACCAGACTGGTGTAATCACCTACCAGGTCAACCGACCGATCGATAACGACATGTGCGAAGGTGCCTTTCGCCTCGTTGACGGCGTTGAGGTTACCGGGACTACTTCCGGCAGTACCGCCCTATTCGGGCAGTTGGCCTGTGGTGCGGTCAATACCAGGGGAGTTTGGTATCGGTTCACCGGTACGGGTAACCAGGCCGAGCTATCGACCGAAGGGAGCAGCTTCGACACCCGCTTGACGGTTTATTCAGGCGCGTGTACTACCCTCACTTGCGTAGGGTCGAATGACGACGCCTCTTCTAGCGTGGCCACCTCCGCCATCAGCCTTTGTACGAGGGCGGGCCTGGAATACTACGTGTACCTCGACTCCAAAAACGGCGAAACGGGAGATTTCAACTTACTCTACGACGCGACGCCCGCCAGCCCTCCGCTCCCCGGTTGCGCTACGATCGATGGGTCCACGCAATCCTTGGGGTACAGTAACACCATACAGCGATACGTCGTCCCCAACGCCCTTGGTGCCTTTATTGACTTGTCAGCCACGGGGGCATCCGGCGGATATGCCGCCTTTAATGGCGGCCTATCCCAAGGCTTTGCCAAAGGTGGAGGAGGGGCAACCGCTAATGGACGATTCCAAATCGGTACCGGGGCGGGGCAAATCCCGCCCTACAGCGTAATTAAATTCATCGTCGGCCAAGCTGGCCGATCGGATATTGTCACCACTCCACCGAACGGAAGTGAACAGCGCTCAGCGGGTGGTGGCGGAGCAACGGGGATCTTCGCTGAGATCGACGGGCAAGCGCCCAGATTACTCGTCGTAGCGGGCGGCGGGGGCGGCGGGCATGTTTCCTACGACCCAGGCTTTTTGGGCGCCGGGGCCCAGTATTTCGAGTTTGCGGGGAAGAGCGCGGTCACTACTGAAGGCGGGACGAGCGGGGGAGGCCCGGCATCAAGCAACCCCGGGGCGGGTGGCACCACTGGCAACGGAGGCGGCCGCAACCAGGGCGGAACGACAAATGGCGGCGGTGGCGGCGGCGGTCTCAACACCCGCGGAGGCGGCAATGATTGCGGGGGCACCGGCAACGGGGGCACTTACGGAGGGAAGGGAAGTTTTTCTTTCGTTTCATCCGGAGGGGCCGCCTGCGACGCTTTCTTTACCGCCGGCGGTAATGGTTTCGGCGGGGGAGGCGCCGGCGTAAAGGGTAACAATGCCTTTGGCGGTGGCGGAGGTGGATATTCCGGCGGCGGCCACGGAGGGCAGGGCTATGGCGGCGGCGGTGGTGGCAGCTTCACGCTGGAGAGCAACCCCGACCGACCCGATGTGGCGGGTAGTACGCCCGGGTTGAACCCTAATAATGGATCGGCTTCCTACCGTCTATTTTACGACCCGCCTGCCAATGACCTGTGCGAAATGGCTACATCCATGGCAGTTGGTGCACAATTACGAGGCAGTACCCAAAACAGCTCCAATAGGGGCTTCCCCCCAAGCTGTGAGGAGACCATCAACCCAGGCGTCTGGTTTACGTTTGTCGGCACGGGTGATCTGGCCGATCTGGCTTTACTTTCCACGGATTTAGACAGCCGCCTGACGGTCTACTCGGGTAGCTGCACTCAGCTGACCTGTGAAGGTTTTAGCGCCGATCCGGTCAGTTTCGGGACGACCCTGACCGTCCCGACCGTCAACGGCCGACAGTATTTTGTATACCTGGACGGCGAGGAGAATGACGTGGGGAACTATCTCCTCTTGTACACCACTTCACCCGTCCCCCCGCCAAACGATCTCTGTAATACGGCGACATTATTAAAGGGTACCCAGCAAATCTCCGGCACTACCCGGGGTAGCGTGGCCACGGGTGCGGTAGCGTGTAGCGGACAATCACCCAGCAGCGGGGTTTGGTTTTCCTTCACCGGCACGGGCGCGCCCACCTTGATCAGTACCGAGGGCGCCAGCTTCGACACCCGCTTATTCCTGTACTCCGGTAGCTGCGGCAACCTTACTTGCGTTGATTTTAACGACGACGCCCCGGACGGTAGCCTCGGAGCCGCCTCGGCACTGCTTATTTGCACGGACGTGGAAACAACCTATTATTTGTATCTGGACGGCGTTAGCGGAGCGACGGGAGATTACGTCCTTTCCTTTGCCGAACAGCTTAATCCTCCCGCCCTCGTTTGCCCAGCTAACGTAAGCGTCGGTACTGACGCTAACGGGTGCGATGCAGTCGTAACCTACTCCCTTCCGGTTCCGGAAAGCCCATGCCCGGGAACGCTGGTAACGCCTACTGTACTGAACCTGGCCAGTGGTTCAACTTTTCCGCAAGGAACTACCACGGTCACCCTGATCGCGGTGAACCCAGCCGGCCAATCCGCCACCTGCAATTTTACCGTCACGGTAACGGACGATGAGCCCCCCAGCATTCTTTGTCCACCAAACGTAAACGTTGCTACTGTTGCCGGCCAGTGCCAGGCACCCGCGACTTTCGCCGACCCCACTTTTAGCGATAACTGCCCCGGAGCCACCCTATCCAGAACGGCAGGCTCAGCCAGTGGTTCCTCGTTTGATAAGGGAAGTAATCTGATCACTTACCGGGCAACCGATGCTGCGGGCCTGACCAAGGACTGCAGTTTCACCGTAACGGTCACGGACACCGAGCCTCCGCAAATCAACTGCCCTTCAGCCGTAACCGTGGATGCCGAGCCAGGCACCTGTGCGGCAACGGTCACCTTCCCCGTACCCGTCGGAACGGACAATTGCTCCCCAGTAACGACCGAACGCATTGCGGGGCCGGAGAGCGGCGGCTCCTTCCCCGTCGGAACTACCACCGTCACCTACCGGGCAACCGACATAGCGGCGCTGACCGACGAGTGTAGCTTCACGGTGATGGTTACCGATCGGCAAGCCCCTACCACGAATTGCGTGGCAGAATTTAGCCGTAGCCTTGGCGAAGAAAACCAGGTTTTGCTGGAGGTCGTTGACATCGACAACGGAAGTAGTGATGCCTGTGGGATTACTAATGCAAGCATCGACATTACTCGCCTCGACTGTGAGGCTCTCGGACCGAATACCATTACCCTAACCGTCACCGACGCGGCTGGCAACGCCCAACAGTGTACAACAACCGTTACCGTGACCGACCTGGAGTCACCCATCGCGGTTTGCCAGGATTTCAGTTTCATCACCCCGCGCAACGAAACCTTTACCTATACTGCCGACCAAGTCTCCAGCGCTAGTACCGACAACTGCGGCGTCACCAGTGCCACTTTAAGCAAGACAGACTTTACCTGCGCCGATGCTGGCCCGAATCTTGTCACCCTCACGGTTTTCGATGCCTCCGGCAATGAGAATGCCTGCCAAGTGACGGTTACCGTATTGACCCAAGCAGAGATCCAGACCAATGCGGCAACTGCTGCCACGGAGTTTGGCGAAATCGTGGTCAACCAGAATGACGCCACGCTAAATTTCACGGCAACCAACATAGGCTCCGGGGCGGCGGAAAATATCAGCATTACCAGTGATAACAGCGACTTCACCCTTGAAGGCCTTTCGGAGACACGATTACCTTCGGCTTGTGGCGCCACGCCGAGCGAACTGGGCTTCACGGTACGCTTCACCCCAACCTCCCAAGGGCCACAGACTGCAATTATTACGCTGTCGGCAATAGGTAGTCCCCCCGTTAGCTTCCAGGTGACGGGCAATGGTGAGGACGGCCGGGTGTACAATGCGACGCTGCGGAAATACTACTTATCCGTAACTGCTGCCCTCGATGAGATTCCCGAAGGCGAGCCGACTGAATTGTATATCGAAGGAGGCGCCTATCCCGAAAATATCAACTTTGGGGAGAAGCAGATCCGTCTCAAAATTGGCCTACCCGAAGTGGTGGATTAA